Proteins from a single region of Chryseomicrobium sp. FSL W7-1435:
- a CDS encoding penicillin-binding protein 2 — protein sequence MKKTKQQMTRSSKSKQRAHLVVRMNILFFTIFLLFTALIFRLGYLQIVKGEDYTRILARTEEVPVNTSVPRGRIFDSQGRILVDNQAERAITYTKMQTTTGDEMWGIAEQLAQLIEKDDSQITKSDLQDYWLRKNADDTYQYVDEAEQDAIEQDDSLDNSQKSREMNRLIRASIPESELESFTEQELENIAIYREMVSGYALSPQIIKGEEVTPEEFARVSERLNELNGVNTTTDWRRVRNSDLAILGTTTLPKEGIPRSELDHYLARDYSRNDRVGRSYIEQYYEEILQGQKSVVKNITDGKGRVIETQTVYDGDPGKDLVLSIDTEVQARLEEIVTNRLLEMKRMGGTRHLDRMFFTMMEPNTGEVIAMVGKILRRDGQTGEFARDPETGGYIVDDYAFGTFTTAYEPGSTIKAGTLLTGYREGAINPGDSKIDEPILIAQDRPKSSVFNRTGRIPMNDLTAIERSSNVYMFKTAFTLAGETYVPKESVNFNLDAFDQLRNGYAQLGLGVPTGIDLPGEATGFSDPTNDDAGNLLNLSIGQYDTYTPLQLTQFIATFANGGKRVQPHVVKEIRQASENGEQMGVLEAEIQPKVLNIVENTPSEIDRMREGMRRVYQGEQGTARAAFDEFKYDGAGKTGTAETKAYDPVAKRTYDTVTLSHVGFAPFDNPQIAYSTMIPWASTIDVYETNTSTPLTRELVDAYFEIIENRAKTTTEETLYPQIIPSVSEDTIDEEDES from the coding sequence ATGAAAAAAACTAAACAACAAATGACAAGAAGTTCAAAATCCAAACAACGAGCGCATTTAGTCGTGCGCATGAATATTTTATTTTTCACCATTTTTCTTCTGTTTACAGCACTTATATTTCGACTAGGTTATTTACAAATCGTGAAAGGTGAGGATTACACGCGAATTCTCGCTCGCACAGAAGAAGTTCCTGTAAACACAAGCGTGCCAAGGGGGCGCATTTTTGATAGCCAGGGGCGTATCTTAGTCGATAACCAAGCGGAAAGAGCTATTACTTATACGAAAATGCAAACGACCACAGGTGATGAAATGTGGGGGATTGCGGAACAACTTGCCCAATTGATTGAAAAAGATGATTCCCAAATCACGAAAAGTGATCTGCAAGACTATTGGTTACGTAAAAATGCAGATGATACCTATCAATATGTGGATGAAGCAGAACAAGATGCAATTGAACAAGATGATTCTCTCGACAATAGCCAAAAATCACGAGAGATGAACCGACTGATTCGTGCAAGCATTCCAGAAAGTGAATTAGAATCGTTCACTGAACAAGAACTTGAAAATATCGCAATCTACCGAGAAATGGTTTCTGGGTACGCCTTATCTCCACAAATCATCAAGGGAGAAGAAGTAACTCCAGAAGAATTTGCGCGAGTTTCGGAACGACTAAACGAACTAAATGGTGTCAACACGACCACAGATTGGCGTCGAGTACGAAATTCTGACCTAGCTATATTAGGTACGACAACCCTACCTAAAGAAGGTATTCCTCGTTCTGAACTTGACCATTATTTAGCGCGTGATTATTCTCGTAATGATCGTGTTGGACGAAGTTATATTGAACAATATTACGAAGAAATTTTACAAGGACAAAAGTCAGTCGTGAAAAATATCACGGATGGAAAAGGTCGTGTAATTGAGACCCAAACTGTCTATGATGGAGATCCAGGAAAAGACTTAGTTCTTTCTATTGATACGGAAGTGCAAGCAAGACTTGAAGAGATTGTGACGAATCGTTTGCTGGAAATGAAACGTATGGGCGGGACGCGTCACTTAGACCGCATGTTCTTCACGATGATGGAACCAAACACTGGTGAGGTCATTGCAATGGTCGGTAAAATCTTACGACGTGATGGGCAAACGGGTGAGTTTGCGCGTGACCCGGAAACGGGTGGCTATATCGTGGATGATTATGCTTTTGGAACTTTTACGACGGCATACGAGCCAGGATCTACAATTAAAGCAGGTACTTTATTGACTGGTTATCGAGAAGGCGCAATTAACCCTGGAGATTCTAAAATAGACGAACCTATTCTAATTGCTCAAGATAGACCAAAATCTTCTGTCTTTAACCGTACAGGTAGAATTCCAATGAATGATTTAACTGCCATAGAACGATCTTCTAACGTGTATATGTTTAAAACTGCATTTACACTTGCTGGTGAGACTTATGTCCCAAAAGAATCTGTTAATTTCAACCTCGATGCATTTGATCAATTAAGAAACGGCTATGCTCAGCTGGGTCTAGGAGTGCCGACAGGTATTGATCTTCCAGGTGAAGCAACAGGATTCAGTGACCCTACTAATGATGACGCAGGAAATCTTCTCAATTTAAGTATCGGGCAGTATGATACCTATACACCACTTCAACTTACTCAGTTCATTGCAACTTTTGCAAATGGTGGAAAGCGAGTCCAACCACATGTCGTCAAAGAGATTCGGCAAGCCTCTGAAAATGGAGAGCAAATGGGCGTATTAGAAGCTGAAATTCAACCAAAAGTGTTGAATATTGTTGAAAATACTCCGAGTGAAATAGACCGTATGCGGGAAGGGATGCGCCGTGTCTATCAAGGGGAGCAAGGGACAGCACGTGCGGCATTTGATGAATTCAAATACGACGGAGCTGGTAAAACGGGTACTGCAGAAACTAAAGCGTATGACCCTGTTGCAAAGCGGACGTATGATACCGTGACACTATCTCATGTAGGCTTTGCGCCATTCGACAATCCCCAGATTGCGTACTCAACTATGATTCCTTGGGCTTCGACAATTGATGTTTATGAGACCAATACATCAACACCACTTACTCGCGAGCTTGTTGATGCGTATTTTGAAATTATTGAAAATCGTGCTAAAACAACAACAGAAGAAACTTTATATCCACAAATTATTCCTTCTGTTTCAGAAGATACAATCGATGAAGAAGATGAATCGTAA
- a CDS encoding PstS family phosphate ABC transporter substrate-binding protein, with amino-acid sequence MKNWKYFMGTAMLGSALILGACGDEAAESAEGTDTTDTGSEEAVVEGSVAGDGSSTVAPILEALVEEYSAQSEVQVTVGVSGTGGGFEKFIAGTTDFSNASRPIKDEEAAKLEAAGIDFTEFLLAYDGLTVVVNSENDWASDLTVEDLKKIWVEDGTTKMWSDINPEWPEEEIVFYSPGSDSGTYDYFNEVILEDADMVSAATLSEDDNILVQGVQGDVNAIGFFGYAHYLANQDTISAVSIEGVEPNNETIESGEYSPLSRPLYTYASNAAIAENPAVYDFMKYVIENAGAMAEAVGYVTAPQEEYDADMEALEALK; translated from the coding sequence ATGAAGAACTGGAAATACTTTATGGGAACAGCAATGCTTGGATCTGCACTTATTTTAGGAGCGTGTGGAGACGAAGCTGCGGAATCAGCAGAAGGTACAGATACAACAGATACTGGTAGTGAAGAAGCAGTCGTTGAAGGTTCAGTAGCAGGAGATGGTTCATCAACAGTAGCGCCAATCCTAGAAGCACTAGTTGAAGAATATTCTGCACAAAGTGAAGTACAAGTAACAGTTGGTGTATCAGGAACAGGTGGAGGATTTGAGAAATTTATCGCAGGAACTACAGACTTCTCAAACGCATCTCGTCCAATCAAAGATGAAGAAGCAGCAAAATTAGAAGCAGCAGGAATTGACTTTACAGAATTCCTACTTGCTTATGACGGATTAACGGTAGTAGTAAACAGTGAAAATGACTGGGCATCTGATTTAACTGTAGAAGACTTGAAGAAGATTTGGGTAGAAGATGGCACAACAAAAATGTGGTCAGATATCAACCCTGAATGGCCTGAAGAAGAAATCGTGTTCTATTCACCTGGTTCAGACTCAGGTACTTACGATTACTTCAATGAAGTTATCTTAGAAGATGCTGACATGGTTTCAGCTGCAACTCTTTCTGAAGACGATAACATACTTGTACAAGGTGTACAAGGTGACGTCAATGCAATTGGATTCTTCGGGTATGCGCACTACCTAGCGAACCAAGATACAATTTCTGCAGTGAGCATTGAGGGCGTTGAGCCAAACAACGAAACAATTGAATCTGGTGAATATTCACCACTATCACGCCCACTCTACACATATGCGAGCAACGCAGCTATTGCTGAAAATCCAGCAGTATATGACTTTATGAAATATGTGATTGAAAATGCAGGAGCAATGGCTGAGGCTGTTGGGTATGTAACTGCACCACAAGAAGAGTATGACGCAGATATGGAAGCACTTGAAGCTTTAAAATAA
- the pstC gene encoding phosphate ABC transporter permease subunit PstC produces MAEQRPSVQEMIANAGAKRNRKTLEKAIPVVLFIIAAISVLTTLGIVFTLIVETFIFFTEVPFFSFLFGTEWLPFSNTEARFGILPLIVGTLKVTFIAVIVAVPLGLSAAIYLSEYASDTARRIIKPILEVLAGVPTIVYGYFALTFVTPVLQQFIPELKIFNAISPGIVVGIMIIPMIASLSDDAMSAVPNSIREGALGMGSTRLEVALKIVLPAALSGILASIVLAMSRAIGETMIVSLAAGSTPRFDGQFTDSIQTMTAYIVQVSTGDAGYGTTIYYSIYAVGFTLFLFTLVMNLLAQRISKRFREEY; encoded by the coding sequence ATGGCTGAGCAACGTCCATCTGTTCAAGAGATGATTGCAAACGCAGGAGCAAAGCGAAACCGGAAAACACTTGAAAAAGCAATACCGGTTGTCCTTTTCATCATTGCAGCAATCTCTGTACTAACTACATTAGGTATTGTATTTACACTAATAGTTGAAACATTTATCTTCTTTACAGAAGTACCTTTCTTCTCTTTCTTATTTGGTACAGAGTGGTTACCATTCTCCAATACAGAAGCGCGATTTGGGATATTGCCCCTCATTGTTGGTACTTTAAAAGTAACATTCATAGCAGTAATTGTAGCAGTGCCACTTGGTCTATCGGCAGCTATCTACTTAAGTGAATATGCAAGTGATACTGCTAGAAGAATTATTAAGCCAATTCTAGAAGTACTTGCGGGTGTACCAACAATCGTATATGGCTACTTTGCATTAACATTTGTTACTCCAGTGCTTCAGCAGTTTATTCCTGAACTGAAGATCTTCAATGCAATCAGCCCTGGTATCGTAGTGGGTATCATGATTATTCCAATGATTGCTTCTTTATCTGATGATGCGATGAGCGCAGTACCGAACAGCATTCGTGAAGGTGCACTTGGAATGGGATCAACTCGTCTTGAAGTGGCACTGAAGATTGTTCTTCCAGCTGCCCTGTCTGGAATTTTAGCATCGATTGTATTAGCGATGTCACGCGCAATTGGAGAGACAATGATTGTATCTCTAGCAGCAGGGTCAACGCCTCGATTTGATGGTCAATTCACAGACAGTATTCAAACCATGACAGCTTACATTGTGCAAGTATCAACAGGTGATGCTGGGTATGGCACAACAATCTATTATTCCATTTACGCAGTTGGGTTTACATTGTTCTTGTTCACACTAGTGATGAACTTGTTAGCACAACGAATTTCAAAACGTTTCAGAGAGGAGTATTGA
- the pstA gene encoding phosphate ABC transporter permease PstA, with the protein MRYMNNEAVMKKMNSRKIVNLIFKGIFLFATILALMTLAVLFYRILSQGIGYLSWDFFNNFASRFPEKAGIKAALIGSIWLMAVVAPVSMFLGIGSAIYLEEYAKKNKINDFIRVNISNLAGVPSVVFGLLGLTIFVRALALGNSVLAAGFTMSLLILPVIIVASQEAIRAVPSEVRAASYGMGATKWQTITRVVLPSAVPGILTGSILALSRAIGETAPLVVIGVPVIIQFLPSGVFDTFTALPMQIYDWAKRPQADFQNVASAGIIVLMSVLLLMNSVAVLIRNKFQKRY; encoded by the coding sequence ATGCGCTATATGAACAATGAAGCCGTGATGAAAAAGATGAATTCACGTAAAATCGTCAATCTTATCTTCAAAGGCATCTTCTTATTTGCGACAATACTCGCTCTTATGACGCTTGCTGTGCTATTTTATCGAATTTTATCTCAAGGAATCGGCTATCTCTCTTGGGATTTCTTCAACAACTTTGCCTCACGCTTCCCAGAAAAAGCTGGTATTAAAGCGGCTTTAATTGGATCGATTTGGTTGATGGCTGTTGTCGCACCTGTTTCGATGTTCTTAGGTATCGGTAGTGCAATCTATCTAGAAGAGTATGCCAAGAAAAACAAAATCAATGATTTTATTCGAGTCAATATTTCAAATTTAGCCGGCGTACCTTCTGTTGTATTCGGTTTACTTGGTTTAACGATTTTCGTTCGTGCGCTTGCGCTTGGAAATAGTGTATTAGCAGCTGGATTTACAATGAGTCTTTTAATACTACCGGTGATTATTGTGGCATCTCAAGAAGCTATCCGTGCTGTTCCTAGTGAAGTGCGAGCAGCTTCTTATGGAATGGGAGCTACAAAGTGGCAGACGATTACACGCGTCGTATTGCCAAGTGCAGTACCGGGGATTTTAACAGGTTCTATTCTTGCATTATCTCGAGCAATTGGAGAAACAGCTCCACTAGTCGTCATTGGAGTTCCCGTCATTATTCAGTTCTTGCCGAGTGGTGTGTTCGATACATTTACCGCACTTCCTATGCAGATCTATGACTGGGCGAAGCGTCCACAAGCGGACTTCCAAAACGTTGCTTCTGCCGGGATCATTGTTTTGATGTCTGTTCTATTGTTAATGAACTCTGTGGCTGTATTAATACGTAATAAATTCCAGAAGCGTTACTAG
- the pstB gene encoding phosphate ABC transporter ATP-binding protein PstB: MVQQIDKKPETTQIVYDTKGLNLWYGTNHALKNIDLPIYENEVTAIIGPSGCGKSTYIKTLNRMVELTQGVKTSGEIHYRGRNIFDKNYTVEELRTKVGMVFQKPNPFPKSIYDNIAYGPRIHGIKNKKILDEIVEKSLRGAAIWDEVKDRLSTNAYSFSGGQQQRICIARALAIEPDVILMDEPTSALDPISTLKVEELVQELKKDYSIIIVTHNMQQAGRISDKTAFFLNGEVVEYDETNVIFSNPSDQRTEDYISGRFG; the protein is encoded by the coding sequence ATGGTACAACAAATTGATAAAAAGCCTGAAACAACTCAAATTGTCTATGATACAAAAGGTTTGAATCTTTGGTACGGCACGAATCACGCTTTGAAAAATATTGATTTGCCAATTTACGAAAATGAAGTGACAGCGATTATCGGTCCATCTGGATGTGGGAAATCGACGTATATAAAAACGCTAAATCGTATGGTGGAATTAACACAAGGTGTAAAAACATCTGGCGAAATTCACTACCGCGGTCGCAACATTTTTGATAAGAATTACACAGTTGAAGAACTACGTACGAAGGTTGGAATGGTATTCCAAAAACCAAACCCATTCCCGAAGTCAATCTATGACAACATTGCCTATGGTCCACGTATCCACGGTATTAAAAACAAGAAAATCTTAGATGAAATTGTCGAGAAAAGTTTACGTGGCGCAGCGATCTGGGATGAAGTAAAAGATCGTCTATCTACAAATGCTTACAGCTTTTCGGGTGGTCAACAACAACGAATCTGTATTGCACGTGCACTAGCAATCGAACCAGATGTCATCTTGATGGACGAGCCTACTTCTGCCCTAGATCCGATCAGTACTTTAAAAGTAGAAGAATTGGTGCAGGAATTAAAGAAAGATTACTCAATCATCATCGTCACGCATAACATGCAACAAGCAGGACGAATTTCAGACAAGACAGCATTTTTCTTAAACGGGGAAGTTGTTGAATACGATGAGACAAATGTGATTTTCTCAAATCCATCTGATCAACGTACAGAAGATTATATTTCAGGTCGATTCGGCTAA
- the phoU gene encoding phosphate signaling complex protein PhoU → MVVREMFDNELKNLHQKLIHMSQLSIERLSESVDALANHDVALASKIKEADAEINKLEEEINDAVILTIARQQPVATDLRRLMVLVKIAGDMERVGDYAVNIAKETERIGSQEHLTQLPKIQEMKDKTVNILRLTLDAFIAEDVEQAQTIAKLDDEIDKMYGELIRDLLGSGVSSPDQLPQITQLAFICRYLERSADHATNMAEQLLYLRKGKHIDLN, encoded by the coding sequence ATGGTAGTAAGAGAAATGTTTGATAACGAATTAAAGAATTTACACCAAAAGCTCATTCATATGAGTCAACTTTCAATTGAACGTCTTAGTGAATCTGTAGATGCACTTGCAAATCATGATGTCGCGCTGGCGAGTAAAATTAAAGAAGCAGATGCGGAGATTAATAAACTCGAGGAAGAAATTAATGATGCGGTCATTTTAACGATAGCTAGACAGCAACCTGTTGCTACAGATTTGCGACGATTAATGGTCTTAGTGAAGATTGCTGGAGATATGGAGCGAGTCGGGGACTATGCAGTCAACATTGCGAAAGAGACGGAACGCATCGGTTCACAAGAGCATTTAACTCAATTGCCTAAAATTCAAGAGATGAAAGACAAAACCGTGAATATCTTGCGTCTGACATTAGATGCATTTATCGCAGAAGATGTTGAACAAGCGCAAACTATTGCGAAGCTCGATGACGAAATTGATAAAATGTACGGTGAACTGATTCGTGACTTGTTAGGGTCTGGTGTATCAAGTCCAGACCAGCTTCCACAAATCACACAACTTGCCTTTATCTGTCGCTACTTAGAGCGTTCAGCAGATCATGCAACGAACATGGCAGAGCAATTGCTGTACCTTCGCAAAGGAAAGCACATTGATTTAAACTAA
- the rpmG gene encoding 50S ribosomal protein L33 has product MRVNITLACTDCGERNYISKKNKRNNPERLELKKYCSREKKMTLHRETK; this is encoded by the coding sequence ATGCGCGTTAATATTACTCTTGCATGCACAGATTGTGGAGAGCGTAACTACATTTCTAAAAAGAACAAACGTAACAATCCAGAGCGTTTGGAGCTTAAGAAATATTGCTCTCGTGAAAAGAAAATGACTCTTCACCGTGAAACGAAATAA
- a CDS encoding 5-formyltetrahydrofolate cyclo-ligase yields the protein MKRQLRIDVLNQLQNLSKENHAEKSTFLHQHVWQYIKDKSVQSVAVTISSYPEVDTKRLIEWLWEAEKDVYVPKSDFSTRQMKFIKITSWNDVKPGFKGILEPIESSPESTTFDLVIVPGVVFSKDGYRIGFGGGFYDRFLEEYKGETLSLAFETQLRDAVPYESHDIPVKHLVLQDGIFDTSR from the coding sequence ATGAAACGACAGCTGCGAATAGATGTATTGAATCAATTGCAAAACTTATCAAAAGAAAACCATGCTGAAAAAAGTACATTCCTTCATCAACATGTTTGGCAGTATATAAAAGATAAGTCTGTACAGTCTGTTGCCGTAACCATTTCCTCATACCCTGAAGTTGATACAAAACGTTTGATTGAATGGCTGTGGGAAGCAGAAAAAGATGTGTATGTTCCGAAAAGTGACTTTTCTACACGACAGATGAAGTTTATAAAGATCACCTCATGGAATGATGTTAAACCTGGCTTTAAAGGGATCTTAGAGCCAATTGAGAGCAGTCCTGAATCTACAACATTTGATTTAGTTATAGTTCCAGGAGTGGTCTTTTCGAAAGATGGATATCGTATCGGTTTTGGTGGAGGTTTTTATGATCGTTTTTTAGAAGAGTACAAGGGAGAAACGCTTTCTTTGGCATTTGAAACCCAGCTCCGAGATGCCGTGCCGTATGAAAGCCATGATATCCCCGTGAAGCATCTCGTTTTACAAGATGGTATTTTTGATACAAGTAGGTGA
- a CDS encoding YqgQ family protein, which translates to MESFYDVQQLLKKFGIFVYTKDLQADVDLMEFELYELHSSGLLSTDDYIKAKLIIRNRVSKGI; encoded by the coding sequence GTGGAATCATTTTATGACGTCCAGCAGTTATTAAAGAAATTTGGTATTTTTGTTTACACAAAGGATTTACAGGCAGATGTAGATCTTATGGAATTTGAGCTGTATGAATTGCACAGTTCGGGTTTGTTATCGACTGATGACTATATTAAAGCTAAGCTAATTATTCGAAATCGCGTATCAAAAGGGATATAA
- a CDS encoding LTA synthase family protein, with protein MKKWSTHSLLFAAIVLTWFKTFIVYHTSFDLKLENIMQHFILLLNPLSFILLFFGISLFLSKEKSRRRFILAGATILSIVLYANVVFYRFFTDFITLPVLFQTSNFGDLGSSASSSIFFTDIFYFADVILLFILARKLAKQPEQAMQKQIHRKAYYVFAAAIFFLNLGLAEIERPQLLTRSFDREMLVKNIGTYNYHIYDAYVQSKSQAQRAFADGSELVEVNNYVRANQVDSESPLEGIAKDKNIIVVSMESLQNFVINKDMNGEVITPFLNELTQDEDTMYYSNFYHQTGLGKTSDSEFLVENSLYPLGGGAVFFTHGGNTYNSLSERLGENGYHTSVMHANNKSFWNRDMMYQSLGVEKFFDLDSYTVEEGQAVNWGMKDIPFFEQSVELMKDIPQPFYTRMITLTNHYPFTLDEEDKFIPEYTSNSGTLNRYFQTVRYMDESLRVFFDELKEQGLYENSIIVMYGDHYGISENHNKAMSEYLGEEVTPYVSTGLQEVPLFIHIPDSGLGGEKTDIAGQIDLKPSILHMAGIDSSKDIQLGTSLFAEEREQKVVFRDGGFVTEDYVFAKNTCFDAKTGLEIEPLNCEEKAEAAIQELNYSDQLINGDLLRFYNRETGQLLIDKEETIE; from the coding sequence ATGAAAAAATGGTCTACACATTCTTTACTATTTGCTGCAATAGTATTGACTTGGTTCAAAACATTTATTGTTTATCATACGAGTTTTGATTTAAAATTAGAAAACATCATGCAGCATTTTATTTTATTACTCAATCCATTGAGCTTTATCTTACTGTTCTTTGGTATTTCACTATTTTTATCAAAAGAAAAATCTCGTAGACGCTTTATATTAGCTGGAGCAACAATTCTATCAATTGTTTTGTATGCTAATGTAGTTTTCTACCGCTTCTTTACAGATTTCATCACATTGCCTGTACTTTTCCAGACAAGCAATTTTGGTGATTTAGGAAGCTCAGCTTCATCGAGCATTTTCTTCACGGATATCTTTTACTTTGCCGATGTGATTTTATTGTTTATCCTAGCAAGAAAACTAGCAAAACAACCTGAACAAGCTATGCAAAAGCAAATTCACCGTAAAGCTTATTATGTCTTTGCAGCCGCGATCTTCTTCTTAAATCTTGGTTTAGCTGAGATTGAAAGACCGCAATTACTAACACGTAGCTTTGACCGTGAGATGCTTGTGAAAAATATTGGAACGTACAATTACCATATTTACGATGCTTATGTTCAATCCAAGTCTCAAGCCCAACGCGCATTTGCTGACGGAAGTGAATTAGTTGAAGTAAATAACTACGTTCGTGCCAATCAAGTAGACAGTGAATCTCCTTTAGAAGGAATCGCAAAAGATAAAAACATCATCGTTGTCTCAATGGAGTCTCTTCAAAATTTTGTGATCAACAAAGATATGAACGGTGAAGTCATTACACCATTCCTGAATGAATTGACGCAAGATGAAGATACGATGTACTATTCGAATTTTTATCACCAAACGGGTTTAGGGAAAACATCCGATTCAGAGTTTCTTGTTGAGAACTCGTTGTACCCTTTAGGGGGAGGAGCGGTATTCTTCACTCATGGTGGGAATACGTATAATTCTCTATCAGAACGTCTTGGAGAAAATGGTTATCACACTTCCGTTATGCATGCCAACAACAAAAGCTTCTGGAACCGCGATATGATGTACCAATCACTAGGGGTTGAGAAATTCTTTGATCTTGATAGCTATACTGTCGAGGAAGGGCAAGCGGTCAACTGGGGGATGAAGGATATTCCATTCTTCGAACAATCTGTTGAATTGATGAAGGATATTCCACAACCTTTCTATACACGTATGATTACATTGACGAATCATTATCCATTTACATTGGATGAAGAAGATAAATTTATTCCAGAATACACATCAAATTCTGGTACCTTAAATCGTTACTTCCAAACTGTCCGCTATATGGACGAATCTTTACGCGTGTTCTTTGATGAATTAAAAGAACAAGGTTTATATGAAAACTCCATCATTGTTATGTACGGTGACCATTATGGAATCTCTGAAAACCATAATAAAGCGATGTCTGAATACCTTGGTGAAGAAGTAACACCATATGTTTCAACTGGTTTGCAAGAAGTTCCGCTATTCATCCATATTCCTGACAGTGGATTAGGTGGAGAAAAAACAGATATTGCTGGACAAATTGATTTAAAACCTTCAATCTTGCACATGGCAGGAATCGACTCTTCTAAAGATATCCAACTAGGAACTAGTTTATTTGCAGAAGAACGCGAACAAAAAGTAGTATTCCGTGATGGTGGATTTGTCACAGAGGACTATGTTTTTGCCAAAAACACTTGTTTTGATGCCAAGACAGGGCTTGAAATTGAACCTTTAAATTGTGAAGAGAAAGCTGAAGCGGCTATTCAAGAGTTAAACTACTCGGATCAATTGATCAATGGCGATTTACTTCGTTTCTATAACCGTGAAACAGGGCAGTTATTAATTGACAAAGAAGAGACAATTGAATAG
- a CDS encoding DUF2759 domain-containing protein: MNLLIVIFLLTTILAIVGTYQAFKERNFLGVFFNAATVLVFGFFSIATVIHHGYPPGLH; this comes from the coding sequence ATGAACTTATTAATCGTTATTTTCTTACTGACTACGATTCTGGCTATCGTTGGAACGTATCAAGCGTTTAAAGAAAGAAATTTCTTAGGCGTATTTTTCAATGCAGCAACAGTTTTAGTATTTGGATTTTTCTCGATTGCGACGGTTATCCACCACGGATATCCACCAGGCTTGCACTAA
- a CDS encoding MBL fold metallo-hydrolase translates to MTTIRRLPLGPIQTNCYIVRSGSRALIIDPSDEPTKIIQALKQSNLKPVAILLTHAHFDHIAALQAIVDTYSIPVYMHKAEQKWLKDPMLNGSGKYAELPNVVVDVEITEVVEGSLQIDAFNFHVLETPGHSPGSLSYYFQEDGYVVSGDVLFKGSIGRTDLAGGNLQVLMQSITRKLVELPEQTIVYSGHGVETTIEDEIESNQFLNGFNA, encoded by the coding sequence ATGACAACGATAAGAAGATTACCACTAGGACCTATTCAAACGAATTGTTATATAGTTCGTTCTGGAAGCCGAGCGCTGATTATTGATCCAAGTGATGAACCGACTAAAATCATACAAGCTTTAAAACAGTCGAATTTAAAGCCGGTAGCGATTTTATTGACGCATGCCCACTTTGATCATATTGCAGCACTTCAAGCAATTGTGGATACATACAGTATACCTGTTTATATGCACAAGGCGGAACAAAAATGGCTTAAAGATCCGATGTTAAATGGTTCAGGGAAATATGCAGAACTACCAAATGTGGTTGTAGATGTAGAAATCACAGAAGTTGTGGAAGGGTCACTGCAAATTGATGCATTCAACTTTCATGTTTTAGAGACTCCTGGACACTCACCGGGCAGCTTGAGCTACTATTTTCAAGAGGACGGGTATGTAGTAAGTGGAGATGTGCTCTTTAAAGGGAGTATTGGCCGCACAGACCTAGCGGGAGGAAACTTACAGGTGTTGATGCAATCCATTACGCGAAAGCTTGTAGAGTTACCTGAGCAAACGATTGTTTATTCCGGACACGGAGTGGAGACGACGATTGAAGACGAAATCGAGTCAAATCAATTCTTGAATGGTTTCAATGCATAA
- a CDS encoding DUF2626 family protein produces MGNMYKVMAFWTGIFSVMFYLGDMVPASLIMLANTGLFLLLGFLNLSERMYMYIFGAYLMFFFAGFTYYASFIHVPGASH; encoded by the coding sequence ATGGGCAATATGTATAAAGTAATGGCTTTTTGGACAGGTATTTTCTCTGTCATGTTCTACCTAGGCGATATGGTTCCAGCTTCATTGATCATGTTAGCAAACACTGGATTATTTCTTCTTCTTGGTTTCTTGAACTTATCTGAACGTATGTATATGTATATTTTCGGTGCGTACCTGATGTTTTTCTTTGCAGGATTTACGTACTATGCATCATTCATTCACGTGCCAGGAGCAAGTCACTAA